In Porites lutea chromosome 1, jaPorLute2.1, whole genome shotgun sequence, a single genomic region encodes these proteins:
- the LOC140935895 gene encoding uncharacterized protein translates to MEWTQDHDLMLLRETAFEDPFQFKKGSPDRGEVWSKIASSLNSSAELKFAVKQRSVRERFALLQAKYKEKNKKDAESSGTSTQMSELDRLLEDITEKEKDSEESRNAAVAKKDNQDREKAESIRKTAMERVSQTKKRQEGTESEAVSTKRRRRGGDETIEYLREKSEAERKVREQELELKKAEVALQEKRAEQGQTQMQEMLRAMQQQQQQSQNMTALLMQQQQHFMNVMQSLLKKPQ, encoded by the coding sequence ATGGAGTGGACCCAAGACCATGATTTGATGTTGCTGAGAGAGACTGCGTTTGAGGAcccttttcaatttaaaaaaggaagtcCTGACAGAGGTGAAGTGTGGTCGAAGATAGCAAGTTCGCTCAATAGTTCTGCAGAATTAAAGTTTGCCGTAAAGCAGAGATCAGTGAGGGAGAGGTTTGCACTATTACAAGCtaagtataaagaaaaaaacaaaaaggatgCGGAAAGCAGTGGAACATCAACACAAATGTCAGAATTGGACCGGTTATTGGAAGATATCACTGAGAAAGAGAAAGATAGCGAAGAGAGTAGGAATGCTGCAGTTGCTAAGAAAGACAACCAAGACAGAGAAAAGGCAGAAAGCATTAGAAAGACAGCTATGGAAAGGGTAAGCCAGACTAAGAAACGACAGGAAGGGACAGAGAGTGAAGCAGTGAGTACTAAACGAAGACGCAGAGGTGGAGATGAGACTATAGAATACCTTAGAGAAAAAAGCGAGGCGGAAAGAAAGGTACGAGAGCAAGAACTGGAACTGAAAAAGGCAGAGGTGGCACTACAGGAAAAGCGGGCAGAGCAAGGCCAGACCCAGATGCAGGAGATGTTGAGAGCAatgcaacaacagcaacagcagaGTCAAAACATGACAGCTTTGCTAATgcagcaacagcaacattttATGAATGTAATGCAAAGTCTTCTTAAAAAGCCACAGTAG
- the LOC140925704 gene encoding uncharacterized protein, with translation MATSQSGGVTSLPYINTVTPVSTDGVPLYTSTEPVSLPGTGGSVSEIRGPSDPKVSGWINGPVQITGKQSIQDLEERLLRMGDELSRLASYEAECHRKVGVIAALRDEVVDLKGALQSSGSFRAGGEDSAFSNASILHQLREQVSQLQAIVQEKEENEKAAAQKLAMYQNQLHAKNNEVATLKDQLQAQPKASAWVKTDPNATTNKIASLRTDIAEKERRIAQLSNENEKLNKQKMQSTTLLNGLQRENSAKDALVHQAKREIGKLKKELREKDSTISTMSTKLGRQKAAKEVEKEAQKLEQELYATKGLVSAELQTTEKQLKERIKTIADLEHKLEKMRDHLSEARQEINDSRI, from the exons ATGGCAACATCACAGTCGGGTGGAGTCACCTCCCTTCCTTATATCAACACTGTGACACCAGTGAGTACTGATGGTGTACCACTGTATACAAGCACTGAACCAGTCAGTTTGCCTGGGACTGGTGGCTCAGTATCAGAAATAAGAGGCCCATCTGATCCAAAGGTTA GTGGATGGATTAATGGTCCAGTGCAGATAACAGGGAAGCAAAGCATTCAAGATCTG GAGGAGCGTCTGTTACGCATGGGTGATGAACTCAGCCGACTAGCTTCATACGAAGCAGAGTGTCATCGTAAAGTTGGCGTCATTGCAGCTCTGAGAGATGAGGTTGTTGATCTGAAAGGAGCTCTGCAGTCGAGTGGCAGTTTCAG AGCTGGAGGAGAGGATTCAGCGTTTTCTAATGCAAGCATACTTCATCAGCTTCGTGAGCAAGTATCGCAGTTGCAAGCGATTGTACAAGAGAAGGAAGAAAACGAGAAGGCAGCAGCGCAGAAACTAGCGATGTACCAGAATCAACTGCACGccaaaaacaatgaagttgCTACTTTAAAGGACCAATTACAGGCACAG CCTAAGGCTTCCGCTTGGGTTAAAACGGACCCAAACGCAACCACAAACAAGATCGCATCGTTGCGCACTGACATCGCTGAGAAGGAGCGAAGAATTGCTCAACTATCCaacgaaaatgaaaagctaaacaagcaaaaaatgcaGTCCACGACACTGCTGAACGGGTTACAGAGAGAAAACTCTGCAAAGGACGCCTTAGTGCATCAGGCGAAGAGAGAGATTGGAAAACTTAAGAAGGAACTACGTGAAAAGGATTCAACAATTTCCACCATGTCGACGAAG CTGGGAAGGCAGAAGGCCGCTAAAGAAGTGGAGAAAGAGGCACAAAAATTAGAACAAGAGCTTTATGCAACAAAAGGG CTCGTTAGCGCAG aACTTCAAACCACAGAGAAGCAATTGAAGGAAAGGATTAAAACCATCGCTGATTTAGAACACAAGTTAGAGAAGATGAGAGATCATCTCAGCGAAGCAAGACAG gaaattaacgacTCAcgaatttaa